The following DNA comes from Chiloscyllium plagiosum isolate BGI_BamShark_2017 chromosome 12, ASM401019v2, whole genome shotgun sequence.
GGGTATTTACCCCATTCGCCCCCTGGATCTAGGTATTTACCCCATTTGCCGCCTGGGTCTGGGTATTTACCCCATTTACCCTTTGGGTCTGGGTATTTACCCCATTCACCCCCTGGGTCTGGGGTATTTACCCCAATCACCCCCTGGGTCTGGGGTATTTACCCCATTCACCCCCTGGATCTAGGTATTTACCCCATTTGCCGCCTGGGTCTGGGTATTTACCCCATTCACCCTCTGGGTCTGGGTATTCACCCCCATCACCCTTTTGGTCTGGGTACTTATTGTCTATTAGTCCCTGTGTCTGGGTATTTACCCCCCTCCCCATCACCACCTGGCTCTGTCATGATATAGAGATGcccatgttggactgggtggacaaagttaaaaatcacatctcCCCAGGTTAtatggaagtactagctttcagagcactgctcctttgtcaggtggctagtggagcaggatcataggacacagaatttatagtaaaaggtcatagtgtcatacactgatgcaatacactgaacaaacctagattgctgtttttGATTTACCCCCCAATCACTCCCTGGGTCTGGCATTTATCCTCCTGCAGCCACCACCCCACTAGAGTCTGGGTATTTAATTCCCTCACCCCAGGTATTTCACCTGGGTATTTACCCCAACAGCCCAGTTGTTCATCCCTGTTATGGGCAGATCGGTGGCTCAGTAgagagcactgctgcctcacagcgccagggacccgggttcgatttcagcctgaggcgactgtctgtgtgcagtttgcacattctccccgtgtctgcgtgggtttcctccgggtgctctggtttcctcccacaatccaaagatgtgcaggttaggtgaattgaccatgctaaattgtccatagtgtagagatgtgtaggttaggtgcattagtcaggagtaaatgtagagtaatagggtggggaatgggtctgggtgggttactcttcggaggatcagtgtggacatgttgggctgaatggcctatttccactctAGAGGgctcgattctcttgctcctcggatgctgcctgacctgctgcgcttttccagcaacacattttcagccctagtTCCACTCTGTACAGATTCTATTCAATGTGCTGATTTTTTCTCCTTTAGGGGAGTTGCTGAATTTGATCCGAACTGAAGGACGGAGGCTGATTGCAGCTCATCCCTCGGAGACCAGTGTGGGGAACATTGTTCGGCGAGTGATGAAGATCATCCGAGAGGAATACAGTCGGTGAGAGCAGTGAGTTGCTTTGGCTAAGCCGGGAAGGTACAGGATGGTTGACTACACCTGGGCCCCTGGGTGTAATATTAGATGCTGCAAGTGTGAAATTAAaaccaggaattgctggaaatagTCAGCATGTCGAGCAGCCTCTGAGGAAAAGGAAACCATTAATATGGTGAGACAGTGCCATgacaggttggttagcaaattgttgtggttctgttcgccaagctgggaatttgtgttgcagatgtttcgtcccctgtctaggtgacaccctcagtgcttgggagcctcctgtgaagcgcttctgtgatgtttcctccggcatttgtagtggtttatacctgccgcttccggttgtcagttccagctgtccattgcagtggccggtgtattgggtccaggtaaCGATGTGTTTgtttctatcaacaaacacatcgacctggacccaatataccggccaaaTGGTGAATTTTGAGGATGATGCTGAATGACTTCAgagagacattgacaagttggccaaatgggcggACACCTGGCAGATGCATTTCAATCAATGCAGAGTAATGCATTTCGGTAGAAGAAACATACAGACTCAATGGTGCAACTTTGGAGACattacaggagcagagggatctcagggTTTATGTGTTTGAGTTTCTGAAGATGGCCAGGCAAGTTAAAATAaatagtagacaagcaggaggctggaaaaacacaacaagccaggcagcatcagaagttTCGGATGgaaccagtcctgaagaagggttccacccgaaatgtcgacttctccacctcctgatgctgcctggcttgctgtgtttttctagcctcctgcttgtctaccttggattccagcatctgcaggtatttttttgtctctaaccaagttaaAACAGCCcacaaacaataacagaaattgctggaaaaggtcagcaggtctggcagcatccatggagagaaatcagagttgatgtttcgggtcgagtgacgcttcctcagaactgatggtagccaggAGAAAGTTGTTTTTATACAGAAGATCAGGTTCAGGGAGGGTTAAGGTGAAAACGATAGGTAGAAataaagcccaaagagagagaacacttggacaaaggagtggataacggtcAGCCGAGGAGAATGACTAGcggttaatggggactgttagggGCTAACAATGAGTTGTGTGTAACAAGCGGTAAAGCACGGGTAGCTGAAACATTGCGGCAGTGGGCAGGAtgtgctctgacctatcaccttcatcccaccccaattcacccattgtactctttgcaaccttcccccaccctcctccctgacctatcgccttcatcccctcccccactcacctattgtactctatgctactttctccccacccctaccttcccctcatttgtctctccacccttcaggctctctgcctgtattcctgatcatgaacatcgattttcctgctcctcagatgctgcctgaactgctgtgcttttccagcaccactgatctaaactctggtttccagcatctgcagtcattgtttttaccatgtgataacaaggcctagtgttggggttggggtaaggacatggggaaaggtgctcaggcccaaaagttattgaacttgatattgagtccagaaggctgcaggattCCCCGGCGGAAAATGTggttctgttcttccagcttgtttCACTGGAGTACAGCAGCAAGcctaagacagagatgttggccagggaacagggtggggtgttgatcTTTTCTTTAGGCTGGAACAGTTGTTAAGAAgtttataggatccttgggtttataaatagaggcacagagtataaaaggaaagaagtgatgctacacctctacaaatcatggTAGTTCGCCCCAATCAATTTCCAGGTCATTCCCACTTTCCGAATGAGTTCCGTTCTGGAGTCCATTCGCGAGATGATTTGTTCATAAGTTGgagcacaatgcaggacaatggtATGGGGCTGTTTGTAACTATGTTTGTAACATGTTCATATGTTTAAAAACTACAACCATTTATGGGATCAGATTTGTAAGTATGTGTGTTCATATGTCAAATGTTTGTAAATCAGGGGCCCCCCTATACCATCAATGTTCCACCTCATGCTGATTCTTACTGAGAATGAGAGAGGGTTTACATCAAGCAGAACAGGTCCTGCTGTGTGCATCGTAAGGTGTTAACCTGGAAGTGGTTTTTCAGGCTTCGAGGCTGCAGTGAGGAGACGGACCAGGATTCACTGCACAAGCTGCTAACTTCAGGCAGTCAGAGTGAGGATTTCAGTGTGAGCTTCACACCCCTCAAAACCAATGTCATCGAAGTCATCAACGAACTTCTCGTGGAGCTTGGTACGTTTTGTGCTGGGGACGGGGGTGCAGGCTGGGAGGCTGGGGCTGGGAGTTGAATATGCTGGGGGTGGGGCACAGGCTGAAGGTGGGAATACAGGCTGAGTGTGGAGGAAGCTGGGTGGAGGGATAGTTGGAAGTTAGAGGCTCAGGTTGTGGGGTGCAGACTGGGAGTGGGGGATTAAACCTTTCTGAATGGGTGGCAAAGGAGGAACCGTGGGATGTGGGGGTCatgcagagaaaaaaatcttGAGCGGGTCAGGCTGGAGAAACTATTACTGTGACAAGAAGAGGTGTTTATTTGGCACTGGGGCTGTGTGTTCATGACTCACCTGTTGTTTGACAGAGGGTACGATGGATAACATCGCAATGCAGGCCCTGGAACACATCCATTCCAATGAGGTCATCATGACATTGGGGCGCTCCCCAACTGTTGAAGCGTTTCTTAAAGATGCAGCTCGAAAACGCAGCTTCCATGTTATTGTCGCAGAATGTGCTCCCTACTGTCAGGTCAGTGAGTACACGTCTGGCCTGAGAGAGGAATCTCTATCCTTTATGGAGCCTGGGACAGTGGGGAGCTGAGAGAGAATGACAGAAAGATCTTATTTATTAACAGCATTGTTCCCAATGTTGAGGCTGTCTCcctttctgaaagggaaattatgcttaACAAATCCACTGGGATTCTTTTTAGTGGATGATTTCGATGTTCAGACAGCTTTTGACAAAGCCACACGTAAGAGAGAAGCATGCAGAATTAAAGGGCTGGGGATTAGGGGTAGgttattgagatggatagaagactggttgggagacaggaaacaaagagtagcaaTAAACAGGTCTTTTTTCAAGTGGTAGCTAGTGACGAGTgggatactgcagggatcagtgctggaccccagctattcacaataaacATTTTAACAATTTAGATGAGGGAGCTAAATCTAATATCTCCAGGTTTGCAAACCTCATaagctgggtgggaggatgaGCTCTAAggtggatgcagagatgttgcagtgtgatttggacatgcTGAGTGAGTGGCcaaatgtagttttttttagattagattagattacttagtgttgaaacaggcccttcggcccaacaagtccacaccgacccaccaagcgcacccacccagacccattcccctacatttacccctgcacctaactctatgggcaattcagcatggccaattcacctaacctgcacatatttggactgtgggaggaaaccggagcacccggaggatacccacgcagtcacggggagaacgtgaaaactccacacaaggtgggaattgaaaccgggtctctggcgctgtgaggcagcagtgctaactactgtgccatccacggaaataaaaacaggaaggcagattattaactGAACGGCAAtaaattgggaaagggggaggtgcaacaagacctgggagTTCTCATACACAActcactgaaggcaagcatgcaggtgcagcagatggtaAAGAAGAcgaatggtatgttggccttcattgtgagaggatttgaatacaggagcaggaatgtcttgttgcaattgtacagggccttggtgagaccacacctggaatattgtgtgtagttttggtctccttatttgaagaTGGATGTACTAGCAATGGAGGGAAtgcacaggaagaatgttcccaatgggacttcatctgacaaaggaatagcgctccgaaagcttttGATTTTAAATGTACTTGTTAGACTAAAACCTGAtatcatatgacttctgactttgttcccAATGGTGAGGAGGTCCAGAACCAGATGTCATAGCTTTATGGGTacagggtaagccatttaggaatgagatgaagagaaatttcttcaatgagtggtgagcctgtggaattctctgccatagaaaacggttgagaccaaaacattgaatattttcaagaagtagTCTGATATTCTGcaggctaaagggattaaaggtaTGGGGTAGAAAACAGGaatggggactgagttggatgatcagctttGGTCATActgactggtggagcaggctcaaagggctgaatggcttactcctatttTTGGTATCTGTGAGTCCCCTGCTCCCTCCCTGTGTTGTACCTCCTCTCCTCTCTCGCCTGTCCTGTTGTCCACCCTTCCCCGTTTCACTCGAACCCCCATTCCTGTGCAGTGCTCTGACTGTTTCTGTTTCCAGGGTCACGAGATGTCACTTGCTCTGTCTGCAGCTGGGATTGAGACGACCGTCATCACTGACGCAGCCATCTTTGCTGTGATGTCCCGTGTTAACAAGGTGACATTCCCCCGCCGTATTGTGCAGGAACTAGGCTGAGCCAGAGGTTGGGTGTGGGTTCTTGctctctcatttccctctgaTACAGTGTGTATGagtgggttgggggggaggggaatgcaCGTCTGAGGGGAGGTTTGGGGATAGTCTGTTTCTCTGAAGGTGCAGGCTGTGAATGTGCCAGAGGCAGGCTGTGATGTGGTGCGGGGATACACTGCTGGTCTCACCCTTACTGTTTTGGTAGGTGATCATTGGCACAAAGACCATTCTTGCTAATGGGGGACTACGAGCTGTGAATGGGGCTCATACACTCGCCCTTGCAGCCAGGCACCACTCCACACCTGTCATCGTCTGTGCTGCCAtgtttaagctgtgtcctcaggtagGTACTCTGCTCCAATTCTAAACATCTTGTTAACAATTTGACAAAAGAAATAACTTGAATTTCATGACAACAtcaaaaataggagcaggtgttGGCCATTCATCCCTGTCTTTCTATAAGATCTTGGCTAACCTGCCTCAGGCCTCCACTCTGATGCCAGCTTCTCATAGTCTTTAATTCCTCTGTTTCTAAAATGTATCTGCCTCTTCTATAACTGtgttcagtgatctagcctccacagctCTGTGGGTGGAGAATTCAAGACATTTActactctctgggagaagaaattccttcacatttcagtcttgatgctggaaaagcacagcaggtcaggcagcatccgaggagcagaaaaatcgacattttggacaagaGCTCTTTCCTGTCCGAGGAGCGTTTGATGGACCAGTGCAGATAGAACTTTATCatgggttagatgcattagttaggggtaaatatagagtagtaggggaatgggtctagaagGGTTACTGTTTGAGGGtcgtgtggacttcttgggctgaagggcctgcttccacactagggattctatgattctttatctaacctcatgctgttCTAAAAACTACCAGCATTTGTTTTTTCTCACATGTATTTTTCCTGTCAGTTTAAGTGTAGAGGGAGTTATCCCCATTCTGTCTCTGTCCTTGTGTTGAGAAAGTATCCCATTCTGTATCCTCAGCTTGTAAAAGTTGGACAGTGTTTGATTTCCAGGT
Coding sequences within:
- the eif2b2 gene encoding translation initiation factor eIF-2B subunit beta, whose product is MPATQPDVSERVSAFLGQLSRGELRRSGEVAAGTAGLLRQIVAHSRWNNAGELLNLIRTEGRRLIAAHPSETSVGNIVRRVMKIIREEYSRLRGCSEETDQDSLHKLLTSGSQSEDFSVSFTPLKTNVIEVINELLVELEGTMDNIAMQALEHIHSNEVIMTLGRSPTVEAFLKDAARKRSFHVIVAECAPYCQGHEMSLALSAAGIETTVITDAAIFAVMSRVNKVIIGTKTILANGGLRAVNGAHTLALAARHHSTPVIVCAAMFKLCPQFPNEENTFNKFVSPQEVLPFTEGEILCKVSVHCPVFDYVPPELITLFISNVGGNAPSYIYRLMSELYNPDDHHL